The Papaver somniferum cultivar HN1 chromosome 3, ASM357369v1, whole genome shotgun sequence genome includes a region encoding these proteins:
- the LOC113358709 gene encoding CCA tRNA nucleotidyltransferase, mitochondrial-like, whose amino-acid sequence MKALLNATNTTSRLTPLLRLHPFPALQFPLSHFKLNSLKFHKISNRRTMASSPSSSSSSSLSSCVKVKDKIDLTEKENQIFSRLLQVLHHFNLPTELRVAGGWVRDKLLGKDCHDIDIAIDNMMGKEFCEKINEYLSFAGEETHEIGVIDSNPDQSKHLETATMRMLGESIDFVNLRCEKYSEGSRIPTVEFGSAAQDADRRDLTINSLFYNINKKSVEDFTGRGLADLKAGKIVTPLPPKETFLDDPLRVLRAIRFGARFRFLLDEELKEAAASNEVRVAIGDKISRERIGKEIDLMIKDKQPVQAVTYICNLQLFWVVFTLPAKSEPAVSEGCDRLCVASVDAAWNLLELLGRTTFDDVQRRLYLYSALFLPLREVVYRDKKDKKVPVTNYIFRNSLKLTNSDAETVMSIHSASERFLLLIPSLRTLTESETVEAGKGGENFDVLLTSRTRILAGLLLREIKSLWRVASLISTLLYPIDFDHAEVSPDKQIELERRRNLFTAVETAIMKLGLENVWEMKPLVNGKDIMTVLQLKTGGPQVKEWQQKSLEWQLADPCRTSEQCIDWMRESLTKLS is encoded by the exons ATGAAAGCGTTACTGAACGCTACCAACACCACAAGTCGACTAACGCCGCTCTTGAGACTCCATCCTTTTCCCGCTCTACAATTTCCACTCTCCCACTTCAAACTCAACTCATTAAAATTCCACAAAATCTCTAATCGCAGAACAAtggcatcatcaccatcctcatcttcatcttcatctttatcTTCTTGTGTTAAAGTGAAAGATAAAATTGATTTGACAGAAAAAGAGAATCAAATATTCTCAAGATTATTACAAGTTCTTCACCATTTTAATCTTCCTACAGAACTCCGCGTTGCCGGTGGTTGGGTTCGAGATAAG CTTTTAGGGAAAGATTGTCATGATATTGATATTGCAATAGACAATATGATGGGGAAAGAGTTTTGTGAAAAGATTAATGAATACTTATCGTTTGCTGGGGAAGAAACGCACGAAATTGGCGTTATTGATAG CAATCCTGATCAGTCAAAACACTTAGAAACAGCTACGATGCGAATGCTTGGGGAATCTATTGATTTCGTAAACTTGAGATGTGAAAAGTATAGTGAGGGCAGCCGGATTCCTACAGTG GAATTTGGTTCTGCTGCACAGGATGCGGATCGAAGGGATTTAACTATCAACAG TTTGTTTTACAATATTAACAAGAAGTCAGTGGAAGATTTCACTGGACGAG GTTTAGCAGATTTAAAAGCAGGAAAGATTGTAACTCCATTACCTCCAAAGGAGACATTCTTGGATGATCCTCTACGAGTACTTCGTGCTATTCGATTTG GAGCAAGGTTCAGATTTTTACTTGATGAAGAGTTAAAGGAAGCTGCTGCAAGTAATGAGGTCAGAGTTGCTATTGGAGATAAAATTAGCAGGGAACGCATTGGGAAAGAA ATTGATCTCATGATTAAAGACAAACAACCAGTTCAGGCAGTGACCTATATCTGTAATTTACAGcttttttgggttgttttcacTCTTCCTGCTAAATCCGAGCCTGCTGTATCGGAGGGGTGTGACAG GCTTTGTGTTGCTTCAGTGGATGCTGCATGGAATCTCTTAGAGCTACTTGGGCGCACGACCTTTGAT GATGTTCAAAGACGGCTTTACTTGTATTCGGCATTGTTTCTTCCACTACGAGAGGTTGTTTATAGAGACAAAAAAGACAAAAAG GTTCCTGTTACAAATTACATCTTTCGGAATTCTCTGAAGTTGACAAATAGCGATGCAGAAACG GTCATGAGCATACACAGTGCATCAGAAAGATTCTTATTGTTGATACCCTCCTTAAGGACCTTAACTGAAAGCGAGACTGTAGAAGCTGGTAAAGGAGGAGAAAACTTTGATGTGCTACTGACGTCAAGAACGCGAATACTGGCAG GACTGCTTTTAAGGGAAATCAAGAGTCTCTGGCGTGTTGCGTCATTGATCTCCACATTATTGTACCCCATCGATTTTGATCATGCTGAGGTTTCTCCAGACAAGCAGATTGAGTTAGAAAGGCGCAGAAATTTGTTTACAGCAGTTGAAACTGCCATCATGAAATTAG GTCTGGAAAACGTGTGGGAAATGAAACCATTGGTCAATGGGAAGGATATCATGACCGTTCTGCAGCTTAAGACTGGAGGACCCCAAGTCAAGGAATGG CAACAAAAATCGCTTGAATGGCAGCTTGCCGACCCCTGTCGTACTTCTGAGCAATGCATTGATTGGATGCGAGAAAGTCTTACAAAACTCTCATAG